The following are from one region of the Methylophilus sp. DW102 genome:
- the recR gene encoding recombination mediator RecR, translating into MNHPAVLDQLISALRCLPGVGPKSSTRMAYHLLQRDREGAQKLAASLQQALDKLAHCDYCNNFSEHRVCSVCQDTHRDKSTLCVVEMPTDLMMLENTRSYQGQYFVLMGKLSPMDGIGPKDIHLDKLLKRAQDSAINEVIIATNFTSEGEATAHYIGQMLKSRGIRVSRIARGLPMGGEIEYVDSGTLSTALLERKAVT; encoded by the coding sequence GTGAATCACCCGGCAGTTCTGGATCAGCTGATCAGTGCCCTGCGCTGTCTGCCGGGCGTGGGGCCTAAATCCTCCACGCGGATGGCCTATCACTTGCTGCAACGTGACCGTGAAGGTGCGCAAAAGCTGGCAGCCAGTCTACAACAGGCGCTGGATAAGCTGGCGCATTGCGATTATTGCAACAACTTCAGCGAGCATCGCGTATGCAGCGTGTGCCAGGATACCCACAGAGACAAATCCACGCTATGTGTGGTGGAGATGCCGACCGACCTCATGATGCTGGAGAATACGCGTAGCTATCAGGGCCAATATTTTGTATTAATGGGAAAACTCTCGCCCATGGATGGCATTGGGCCCAAAGACATTCACCTGGATAAACTGCTCAAACGTGCACAGGACAGCGCGATAAACGAAGTGATTATTGCCACCAACTTTACCTCCGAGGGTGAAGCCACTGCACACTATATTGGGCAGATGCTCAAATCGCGTGGCATTCGCGTCAGCCGGATTGCGCGTGGGTTGCCGATGGGTGGTGAGATTGAGTATGTGGACAGTGGCACGCTGTCTACCGCGTTGCTGGAAAGAAAAGCCGTCACTTAA
- a CDS encoding EAL domain-containing protein — translation MELFLHTFDANSHTNSESPHFSGINTASFSYETEAELLQILDRVIAEEPAHTLRDTWVLVSQDKQAMHPMEALQATMPFNTFYARHKYPWLLSELTPHVQMHYQPIVDFGQSGKVFGFEALCRLKTPEGKWLNGMEAFALAAEVKRSHELDLACQQLALMGKSQSISVDKPLFINVLPQTIMSPGWLNFILNLLNQQQIDRRDIVIEIVESEKTNPEVLARYCDEIRMHGLRIALDDMGSGFNGLRILAEVRADFIKIDRAIVHEAQGSRVRTVLLEAIISMAQRLGCTIIAEGLERVEDITYCQDLGLHYAQGHYFAQPQSTPSDKVAALPVRDEAHRSHIPDDFHIGEYISHGLTIDVSSTLAEARRLFNAHADIATAVVLDGQKPLGVLRRGKVFSKKPTGLGACCDPLPKVINHKLPSSVLARIFYLERGNIDIWITVNDEGGYVGILQPMEIMAQLISRKTATGNLHPLSHLTTGPTLRQTLDNSLRNNPNTQLIYIDLDHFKAYNDRYGFIRGDAMIRLLSEIIRQEFQDKAGVMVGHIGGDDFVLIYDHKAPTLNDTLLHIISQFQALAVHLYDATDLERGFFTTEDGKDHPVASVSIAVVNGKQGELENSVIAAERAALLKKIGKANIGSIVVVEDTPPQTILPKKEFYSDWQQKALSALQSLLHTQRSTGAHDLDSCFAEFPFFEVIFELEPNGVQRYANWINPNMYGKIKAGGAGIDRSQQAYYRRVAETQAPYISSIYLSTATEDFCLTVSLPILGEDGQLASILVADINIAAMAVLSSKRN, via the coding sequence ATGGAATTATTTCTGCATACTTTTGACGCCAATAGTCATACCAACTCTGAAAGTCCGCATTTTTCAGGCATCAACACCGCATCTTTCAGTTATGAGACTGAAGCAGAACTACTGCAGATTTTAGACCGTGTCATTGCCGAGGAGCCTGCACATACGCTCAGAGATACCTGGGTGCTGGTGTCACAGGACAAGCAGGCCATGCATCCAATGGAAGCCTTGCAGGCCACCATGCCATTCAATACCTTTTATGCTAGGCATAAATACCCGTGGCTGCTGTCTGAGCTGACGCCACATGTGCAAATGCATTATCAACCGATTGTCGACTTTGGCCAGAGTGGCAAAGTGTTTGGCTTTGAAGCCTTGTGCAGACTGAAAACACCAGAAGGTAAGTGGCTCAACGGCATGGAGGCTTTCGCCCTTGCCGCCGAGGTTAAACGCAGCCACGAGTTAGACCTGGCCTGCCAACAGTTGGCGCTGATGGGCAAGTCACAATCAATTTCTGTGGACAAGCCCCTCTTTATTAATGTGCTGCCACAAACAATCATGAGTCCGGGCTGGCTCAATTTTATTTTAAATCTATTGAACCAGCAGCAGATTGATCGACGGGATATCGTCATCGAAATTGTTGAGAGTGAAAAAACCAATCCCGAAGTACTGGCGCGTTACTGCGATGAAATCCGTATGCATGGTCTGCGCATCGCACTGGATGATATGGGTTCCGGTTTTAACGGTTTGCGCATCCTGGCTGAGGTACGGGCTGACTTTATCAAGATAGACCGTGCCATTGTGCATGAAGCACAAGGCAGCCGTGTGAGGACAGTGTTACTTGAGGCGATTATTTCGATGGCGCAACGACTGGGATGCACCATTATCGCTGAAGGGCTGGAGCGGGTAGAGGATATTACCTATTGCCAGGATTTAGGCCTGCATTATGCCCAGGGCCATTATTTTGCCCAGCCACAAAGCACGCCAAGCGACAAGGTGGCTGCACTGCCCGTACGGGATGAAGCCCACCGTTCGCATATTCCTGATGATTTTCATATTGGTGAATATATTAGTCACGGCTTGACAATTGATGTCAGCAGCACGCTGGCTGAAGCCAGACGCTTGTTTAACGCGCATGCCGATATTGCAACGGCAGTGGTGCTGGACGGGCAAAAACCGCTGGGGGTATTGCGGCGGGGCAAAGTATTCTCCAAGAAACCCACAGGCCTGGGCGCTTGTTGCGACCCCTTGCCCAAGGTCATCAACCATAAACTGCCCTCTTCGGTGTTGGCGCGCATTTTTTATCTGGAGCGTGGCAATATCGACATCTGGATCACCGTCAATGACGAAGGCGGCTATGTCGGTATCTTGCAGCCGATGGAAATCATGGCTCAGTTGATCAGCCGCAAAACTGCTACCGGCAATCTGCATCCCTTAAGCCATCTGACCACGGGCCCGACACTCCGGCAAACCCTGGATAACAGCTTGCGTAACAATCCCAATACGCAACTGATCTACATAGATCTGGATCATTTCAAGGCCTATAACGACCGCTACGGTTTTATCCGTGGCGATGCCATGATACGACTCCTCTCCGAAATCATCCGACAGGAGTTTCAGGATAAAGCGGGCGTGATGGTGGGCCATATTGGTGGCGATGACTTTGTGCTGATCTATGATCATAAGGCGCCTACCCTTAATGACACCTTATTGCATATCATTAGCCAGTTTCAGGCCCTGGCCGTGCATCTGTATGACGCGACAGATCTGGAACGAGGATTTTTTACCACTGAAGACGGTAAGGATCACCCGGTCGCCAGTGTCTCGATTGCAGTGGTGAATGGCAAACAAGGCGAGCTCGAAAACAGCGTCATTGCCGCGGAACGCGCAGCGCTGCTTAAAAAGATAGGCAAGGCCAATATCGGCAGCATTGTGGTTGTAGAAGATACGCCGCCACAAACCATCCTGCCGAAAAAAGAATTTTATTCAGACTGGCAGCAAAAAGCACTGTCCGCCTTACAGTCGCTGCTACACACGCAACGCTCGACAGGCGCCCATGATTTGGATAGCTGCTTTGCCGAATTCCCCTTCTTTGAGGTGATCTTTGAGTTAGAGCCAAACGGTGTACAGCGCTATGCCAACTGGATAAATCCCAACATGTATGGAAAAATCAAGGCTGGCGGTGCAGGCATAGACCGGAGCCAACAAGCCTATTATCGTCGCGTGGCAGAAACTCAGGCGCCTTATATTTCAAGCATTTATCTGTCTACCGCAACCGAAGACTTCTGCCTCACGGTCTCTTTGCCAATTTTGGGTGAGGACGGCCAGCTGGCTAGTATTTTAGTCGCAGATATTAATATTGCCGCGATGGCGGTACTCAGCAGCAAGCGCAATTAG